Genomic window (Vigna unguiculata cultivar IT97K-499-35 chromosome 10, ASM411807v1, whole genome shotgun sequence):
CCATACAACCACAAACCAACCCTgatgtaaaaacaaaattatccgTATTTTCAACCTAAGAAAACAGAGCAAACAGAAAATATAAAGTATCCTTGTAATACTCGATTACAAGAGAACAGACCTAGAAAATTATCAGTATTTTCAACCTAAGAGAACATACCACTACCAATCAAAAACATAACCAGAGATACTTTTGGAATCATCTAAACTTCCTGTCCAAGCACTATTTGCAAATGCTTGTAGATCTTCACTTTCGTcctttaaaatttgtaaatcaTAATTAGATATGCCTCTTGCGTTCATAATACTCGATTTGCTACAATAATGATGTTAACCAGAACAATCACTCTGTCTGGTCTAGTGGCGTGAAAGATACAATAAAATTCCAATTAATCTTCTATAAACAGAAGCACCTATTTTTTCACTAGGATAACATGTCacattaaaattttctcaaGGAACCTGAAGTATTTTCAATAACTAGATAATCATTAACATACAATGACACAATAAGTTATACTTCACTGCATAATCTTCTTACATAGGTAGCTTTATTTCACTTCGTTTAAATACCTAAGGTAAAAGATAATTGTCAATTCTAATATATCAGGCTCTTGGTTCCTATGTAAATATATATGGAGCTTTTTAAAGCTTGTAGACTTTGATTTCACTATCTGAAATAACAAATCCCTATCCTTTGTCTCTTCTTCATTATGTGTTCTTCTTTGAGCTATTATTGTGTTGTGTGCTTATGGAGTTAGATTACTTCCATCTTCCACCACATCCCCTAAAATTTGAGCTCTCAAGCAAGTTTTCACTTTTGTAGGGTAGCCCACAAGTCATAATTTTCTCCTACAAACACTAAAGATGGATGAAGAAAGTTGTTGCTTGATGACATGCTCTCTTTTGAGCATTCCCTTTTTGGATTTggattatatgaaattttaactAGTTTCCATTCCCTGTCACATGTCCTTAAAGATCAACTAAACTTTTGATTGAAGGTAACAAAATCAAACACAGTAAAAGAGAATGTGAAAAAACAGAGAAGAGAGCTGGTTTTGGATTCAGAAGTAATGAAGGAGAAAAACTCATTTCATTACTTTGTGTAATAGGTaaatagataatatatattacaaaaggATTTAAGTCAGCAAAAACGTAAGGACTAACAAATTCCCATAAATTAAGATTATCACAAATTTCAACTCAACAAAacccaagaaaaataaaatgcaaatatGACCTTAAAATATATAGGAAAATCTCAATTACAAACAGGAAGAGACAAAAAGCAAGTTTCAAAATCATATAAGGAATGTTCTTTCAATATTCTTTGTCAGTACTACATCTTTAACATCATCCTGAAACCATAATCGACTTCTTTTCCTCTGTTGCTTTGGCCATCTCTTACGGATAATGTCTCTGCCCATGTCACGTAACAAAGAATGCATTTCAAGGGTTGTTCCTTTCAACTTGTATCTTTGTGACATAGTCTCTCTCTCTTTAACAATACACGCATCAAGAAGTATACCAGTGGGAATTAATTTTAGGTTTGAGAATACACAATCCCACTTTTCCATTGTTCTAACACATAAAAAGGAACCAAGGAACTTAAGAGCTACGGGTAGTCCTCCACGATAAACAACAATGTTTCTTGCAAGTTCCTTCAGTTCTTTTCTTGGTTTGCTTATCTGAAAGCATGAGAACTGAAAATTTAAAGGGAATCATTTTAGTTCATAACATtcattttataaacataatcaacTTTGAGTCGCTTCAGTATTCGAACATCTCTAGTTGtaatgattattagagttcCTTGACCGAAACGTGTACGATTCCGGTATAGGTTTTTTAATTGGCCAAACACAGTCACATCATCAAACACAATGAGCAACTTCCTTCGAGAATGTTCATTGTAATCCATAATAACTCTTTCCATCACAGTTCTTTCAAACTCCAACTTGTCTTTTAGGACATCATTAACAAATTCTTTCAAATCAACATACCTTTTATCAACTGGATCCCAAACTCCTTTAATATAGTCAAAAAAATTCTTAGCAATGAATAAACGATAAATTCGATTATAGATGGCTTTGGCTATTGCTGTTTTACCCGATCCTTCCTTTCCACATATTCCTATCATAAACACTTTGGTGGAAATATTTTCAATACATCCAATCACCTTTTCCACGTGCGGCTCTAATTCAACAGGAAATGGGATAACAGACAAGTCTTGATAGCCCAGCAATGACTGAACGCGTCTAACAGTTACCGCCACAAGTTGAGCATCATGCCTTCAATATGAGTGGTAATGTATTAccaaaattaaatcaaaaccTTAACACATGCTTCATTCAGTCTCAAACGAAAGAAAGTAGGAAGGATTCGTTTGTTTACCTGAACTCTCTAACATTCAAACCAGTGATACCTGCAGCTTTGTTTAGTGCACGCCTCCACCTCGACAACACTTGCTCCCGTTGTTCTCCTGAATAGCTTTTGTGTGCTGTTTCTTCCATCGCTTTTCCAAAATCATTCTTCTCATCACGTACATACAGTGGTTCATTCTCGTAAAATACGGGCAAAACTATTTGGCCAAAAGTTTCGAGgcattcaataattttttctagCTCAAGAAGACAACAGGCAGATTCAGTGTATGTTTTGGAGAAAACGATTATTGCAATCTTAGTGCCTCCTATTGCTCGCATGTGCTCTTCCAGCTCCAGTTCCTTCGGCAGACTCTCCTGGCTAATAAAAGTTTTGACTTGCGCTTGTAAAAAGGCAGAATGGAGATGAGAAACGAACTTTCTACCGATGTCTTCTCCCCAAAAGTTGATGAATGCATCGTATATGAAATGGGGTTCTGATTTTATGAAGgatgaggatgatgatgatgatgatgaagaagcGAACTCCATCAAAAGAATTGAAGTCAACTGTTCAAATGTACAACGATAATCATAAAAGATGTTAAAATCACAGTTCTTGCACTTGTCATCTCTTCTAAGAATCTGGTAAGGAATTTCAGGATTAAAAAACCATATATTTtgcatcaaaatttaaaattacttgACGAATACAAAGTTGTCCGAAAACAAAGAACGCTAATAAAAAAGACTTGAAATATGATAGAAccttgaattttttattaagaacgtAAAACACTATGTGATTAAAGAAACCATTAGTTCTGGAAAGATACCAATCACTCTATGTATTAAATTCCATAAACGTGTTATGTAAGTGCATTCCTCCCTGAAAACCTGGATGATTAATTAGAAAACCCAAATACCTAGTCTTAGTTCCATGTACTGCTAATGGCCTTGTCTTTTTCTGAGGGCAGGCACACACTGCAATTTTACTTATGATTTCAATTCACCCCTTTGAGTCAATGCATGCTTAGCTGGAGtgtcaaaattatataataataatatgaatgcacttacataatttaataatatgatcCATCTTATTACCATGGCTACACATGTCGGTTTCTTCTTTTTTAGTTCTACTCTATCACTCTCtcctttttcatttcaattttctctcTTCTAATAAACCAAATAAACATCacaatattttatgtgtttgtGACCCAAACAAACCCAGTTTTGGTCATATCCCTTATTATTCAATCATTATGGATTAAAGTTTAATGAGAACAAAAGCATGTTCCTTCCACCAGTCTGGAGCATTGGACCAATGACCTAGACGGGTTTGACTAGGCCATATTGACGAACTTGACGGCACAATCATACAGTATGGGCCGTCAGGCCTCTAGATCATCGGGCCACCCAGCCTGTCTGGGCTTCGTAGTCGGTCCAGCTAGGGTGGGTCGCCAGGTCTAACCAATTCGATTGCGTAGTTGGGTCTGCTcgacccatctgggttgtcgagcatgtttccaaatttatcatgaactcgagacataattaagcgtaaaataaatattgttaaaattaaattttatctcacaataaattcaattttttttctaaataacaaaatgaaatgtaaggtattttaatttccttatccaaacaagttatttaaaaatgaatggaatttaattacaagcaattcaaatacaaagcatttcaatttctaagccTTGTTGAAATGctctatccaaacacaaggtaaagTTTTAattagccaattcaaccccccttcttggcattttaaccatttcaaaactaacatattTAAGTTGAGCGTCAGAGTACTGCAGGTACCCCCACCCTCGGAGTTCACGCAACGAGCATATTCAGGGAGAGTTCAGAGAGGAGCAAAGGGAGAATTGACACAAAGTTCTTGAGATCGTCTGATTCCATACTAAAACAGTGTCGATTAGGTACATTTGTCTTTTTCTAAATCATTTTAATAGTTTCAATAGAATTTCTTTCTGTGTTTAAAAGTCTTAAAGGAATACAATAAATCTTTTAATAGAATAaagttatttgaattatttttgaaattcaaagtGAATAATTGCAGCCCTTAAAAGTATCTTAAATTCAAGGAGAAGGTGGCAGGAAACGAAATATGCACACTGAGGTGGGTCCAGGAGGAAAATATTGGTGGGTTTCGTAACGCATATCTACTTCTTTTATTAgcattttctgttttattttaaatatacagTCTTTTTATTCTGATGTTTCTTATGGGATGACATGTTAACATTAGTGCTTTATATTTGAAGAGTTGACTTCAAGTCCTTCGATGGAGTTCgcttcttcatcatcatcatcttcatccttATTAAAATCAGAACCCCATTTCATATACGATGTGTTCATTAACTTTGGGGGAGAAGAAATCGGTAAAAAGTTCGTTTCTCATCTTCATTCTGTCCTTTTACAAGCTGAATTCGAAACTTTGATTAACGAGGAGAATGTTCAGGAGGGAATGAAGGTGGAAGAACATATGCGATCAATAGCAGGCTCTAAGATATCAATAATCATTTTCTCCAAAACATACACTGAATCTACTTGTTGTCTTCTTGAGCTCGAAAAAATCGTTGAATGCTACCAAACTTTTGGCCAAATAGTTCTGCCCGTATTTTACGAGATTGACCCATTGGATGTACATCATCAGAAGGGTGATTTTGGAAAAGCGTTGGAAGAAGCTGCACACAAAAGCTATTCAGGAGAACAAGTGGAACATGCGTTGTTCAGGTGGAGCCGTGCACTCGCCACAGCTGCAGGTATCACTTGTTGGGATGCCAGATATTTCAGGTAAACTAATGAATCCTTACTTTCATTCCTTTGAGACTGAATGAATCATATGTTAAGGTTGTGATAAAACGTTTCTATTCATCTTGAAGGCATGATGCTGAACTCGTGGAAGTAATTGTTAGCCGCGTTCAGACATTGTTGGACTATTCAGAATTGTCTATTACTCGATTTCCTGTAGGATTAGAGTCGCACATGGAAAAGCTGATTGGATGTATTGAAAACCATTCCGCTGAAGTCTGTATGATAGGGATATGGGGAACGGGAGGATCAGGTAAAACAACCATAGCCAAAGCCATCTACAATCGAATTTATCGTCAATTCATTGGTAagagttttatagaaaatattgcAGAAGTTCGGAATCGAGTATATAGAACGGACGTTGATTTgcaaaaaaatcttatttatgATGTCCTAAAATCCACGTTAAAGGTGGAAAGCCATGGGATGGGAAGAACTATGATCGAGACTGAACTTTCACTAAAAAAGTTGCTCATTGTGGTTGATGATGTAAATGAGTTTAGCCAATTAGAAAACCTATGCGGGAATCGTGAATGGTTCGGTCAAGGAAGTGTGATAATCATTACAGCTAGAGATGTTCGGCTGCTAAACCGACTCAAAGTagattatgtttataaaatggATGGTATGAACGAAAATGATTCCTTTGAGCTTTTCAGTTGTCATGCCTTCGGTGAAGCAAAACCAAGAAAAGACGTGAAGGAACTTGCAAGAAACATAGTTGCTCAATGTGGAGGATTACCACTAGCTCTTCAGGTCCTTGGTTCCTTTTTATGTGACAGAACAATCGAAGAGTGGGAAAGTGTATtgtcaaaactaaaaataattccTACGGGTGTagttcaaaaaaaattgaaaataagttttGACGGTTTAAGTGACATGGAACAGAATATATTTCTTGatgtatgttttttctttattggtAGAGAGAGAGGCTATGTTACAGAAATGCTAAATAACTGGGAAGAGCATGCTGATATTGGAATAACAGTTCTCATAAAATGTGGCCTCATACAAGTTGACAGGAACAACAAACTTGAAATGCATCCTTTGTTACAGGACATGGGAAGAGAAATTATCCGTCAGAGATGGCCAAAAGAATCGGCGAAAAGAAGTCTATTATGGTTTCAGGGTGACGTAAAAGATGTATTGACAAAGAACATTGTAAGAACATTATATGATTTTCAAACTTCTCTGGAATGTGTTTCCTTTTTAAGTACAATGCTTGTGTTGTTAACTTGTGAGACTCAGTACTGAGTATCAATGATGAACACATATTTAAGGATTTATCAATTGTTTGTCTTTGCTATATTCATCGCAGGAGACAAGCTACCCAGGGGTTGTCTTAGAAACTGCATTCAACCAGCAGAGCTCACTTCAAACCTCATATGCTTTTGATGGAAATGAAGAGCTAACTTAGAAACGTTTTGAATAATATGGGACAGCTACATGATGAAGGTGGACAACATGTCAAACATTACAATTGTAAATAGAACTAAGCAAACCAAGGTGAAAAATGTCTTATGTAATTAGCACAAGTGAATATCCTCTGTTACAAGACAGCTATGAAATAAAGAACCCATATTCCTTGTGTAAAGGTcaataaagaacaaataatgaGAACAACGTCCAAGAGTTAATCAGAATTTATAACTTGTCTTACTCATGATAAATCatgttctatttatttaattaaattttgctcTTGAAACTTGTGTAAGTTAATGTTCAGACTGCTCCTCTGTTTCTCAATAATATGTTTTGTATTGTGGTGCTTGGTTTATACATTCATTCTTTAACAATAATGTTCAGTTTCTTTGCAttgtgttattaaatatttattaattttaacaatttttatagATGGAGAATTCATTGGTTTAAATGACTTTTAGGTTAGCAGTTGTTATCTAACAGAGGTAGTTTTTCacgtaattaaagaaaaaaaatgataaacccTTGTCACAGCATCACAAGAAAcgtaaacaaaaattaaataaaaaattacttaataaaCCTGATATAAggtttctattaaaaaaattaagatgtcCCGTGGAAATATATTCTTACTTGTGCTATGCACTTTAATCAATTAAACCAATTTTCAGTGGTAGTCATCTTTCTTGTgttagaatgaaaaaaaaaaaagaacagaaAAACTATGAATTCCCCACAtgtattgtttttctttaaaatgttatttaagtttgtccttttctaaatatttttaataggtTTGGTAGAATatcataatttctttaaaagtcTTAACTAAAcaccataaatattttaataaaaagaagtgatttgaaatttttctttgaaatcgAAAGTGAGTAATTGCAGCTCTTAAAgtgtttttgtaaaaatttaacgTGAAGGTTGCAGAATAATTGCATACTGAGGTGGGTTCAGGAGGAAaaatatcaaacgtatatgcatTTAACATAGAGCGATTGCGGGTGGGTCATAATAATGCACTCGGAGACCACATA
Coding sequences:
- the LOC114166788 gene encoding TMV resistance protein N-like isoform X2; the protein is MCSLTLGEKKSEGMKVEEHMRSIAGSKISIIIFSKTYTESTCCLLELEKIVECYQTFGQIVLPVFYEIDPLDVHHQKGDFGKALEEAAHKSYSGEQVEHALFRWSRALATAAGITCWDARYFRHDAELVEVIVSRVQTLLDYSELSITRFPVGLESHMEKLIGCIENHSAEVCMIGIWGTGGSGKTTIAKAIYNRIYRQFIGKSFIENIAEVRNRVYRTDVDLQKNLIYDVLKSTLKVESHGMGRTMIETELSLKKLLIVVDDVNEFSQLENLCGNREWFGQGSVIIITARDVRLLNRLKVDYVYKMDGMNENDSFELFSCHAFGEAKPRKDVKELARNIVAQCGGLPLALQVLGSFLCDRTIEEWESVLSKLKIIPTGVVQKKLKISFDGLSDMEQNIFLDVCFFFIGRERGYVTEMLNNWEEHADIGITVLIKCGLIQVDRNNKLEMHPLLQDMGREIIRQRWPKESAKRSLLWFQGDVKDVLTKNIETSYPGVVLETAFNQQSSLQTSYAFDGNEELT
- the LOC114166789 gene encoding TMV resistance protein N-like isoform X3 — encoded protein: MSFPSKLMNASYMKWGADLKKDKDKDEDDDEEEEANSIDELEVNSSQLTSILLMEFASSSSSSSSSSFIKSEPHFIYDAFINFWGEDIGRKFVSHLHSAFLQAQVKTFISQESLPKELELEEHMRAIGGTKIAIIVFSKTYTESACCLLELEKIIECLETFGQIVLPVFYENEPLYVRDEKNDFGKAMEETAHKSYSGEQREQVLSRWRRALNKAAGITGLNVREFRHDAQLVAVTVRRVQSLLGYQDLSVIPFPVELEPHVEKISKPRKELKELARNIVVYRGGLPVALKFLGSFLCVRTMEKWDCVFSNLKLIPTGILLDACIVKERETMSQRYKLKGTTLEMHSLLRDMGRDIIRKRWPKQQRKRSRLWFQDDVKDVVLTKNIERTFLI
- the LOC114166788 gene encoding TMV resistance protein N-like isoform X1, which translates into the protein MEFASSSSSSSSLLKSEPHFIYDVFINFGGEEIGKKFVSHLHSVLLQAEFETLINEENVQEGMKVEEHMRSIAGSKISIIIFSKTYTESTCCLLELEKIVECYQTFGQIVLPVFYEIDPLDVHHQKGDFGKALEEAAHKSYSGEQVEHALFRWSRALATAAGITCWDARYFRHDAELVEVIVSRVQTLLDYSELSITRFPVGLESHMEKLIGCIENHSAEVCMIGIWGTGGSGKTTIAKAIYNRIYRQFIGKSFIENIAEVRNRVYRTDVDLQKNLIYDVLKSTLKVESHGMGRTMIETELSLKKLLIVVDDVNEFSQLENLCGNREWFGQGSVIIITARDVRLLNRLKVDYVYKMDGMNENDSFELFSCHAFGEAKPRKDVKELARNIVAQCGGLPLALQVLGSFLCDRTIEEWESVLSKLKIIPTGVVQKKLKISFDGLSDMEQNIFLDVCFFFIGRERGYVTEMLNNWEEHADIGITVLIKCGLIQVDRNNKLEMHPLLQDMGREIIRQRWPKESAKRSLLWFQGDVKDVLTKNIETSYPGVVLETAFNQQSSLQTSYAFDGNEELT
- the LOC114166789 gene encoding disease resistance protein TAO1-like isoform X1; this encodes MSFPSKLMNASYMKWGADLKKDKDKDEDDDEEEEANSIDELEVNSSQLTSILLMEFASSSSSSSSSSFIKSEPHFIYDAFINFWGEDIGRKFVSHLHSAFLQAQVKTFISQESLPKELELEEHMRAIGGTKIAIIVFSKTYTESACCLLELEKIIECLETFGQIVLPVFYENEPLYVRDEKNDFGKAMEETAHKSYSGEQREQVLSRWRRALNKAAGITGLNVREFRHDAQLVAVTVRRVQSLLGYQDLSVIPFPVELEPHVEKVIGCIENISTKVFMIGICGKEGSGKTAIAKAIYNRIYRLFIAKNFFDYIKGVWDPVDKRYVDLKEFVNDVLKDKLEFERTVMERVIMDYNEHSRRKLLIVFDDVTVFGQLKNLYRNRTRFGQGTLIIITTRDVRILKRLKVDYVYKMNVMN
- the LOC114166789 gene encoding disease resistance protein TAO1-like isoform X2, with amino-acid sequence MSFPSKLMNASYMKWGADLKKDKDKDEDDDEEEEANSIDELEVNSSQLTSILLMEFASSSSSSSSSSFIKSEPHFIYDAFINFWGEDIGRKFVSHLHSAFLQAQVKTFISQESLPKELELEEHMRAIGGTKIAIIVFSKTYTESACCLLELEKIIECLETFGQIVLPVFYENEPLYVRDEKNDFGKAMEETAHKSYSGEQREQVLSRWRRALNKAAGITGLNVREFRHDAQLVAVTVRRVQSLLGYQDLSVIPFPVELEPHVEKFSCFQISKPRKELKELARNIVVYRGGLPVALKFLGSFLCVRTMEKWDCVFSNLKLIPTGILLDACIVKERETMSQRYKLKGTTLEMHSLLRDMGRDIIRKRWPKQQRKRSRLWFQDDVKDVVLTKNIERTFLI